The genomic segment gtatttttagtagagacagggtttcaccttgttgaccaggatggtctcgatctcttgacctcatgatccacccaccttgggtggatcccaaagtgctgggattataggcgtgagccaccgcacctggctgattgCTGGTTTTTAAACTCATTATGGGCATCAGAAATtgtgtaaataaactcttttcctccccctcccactccccGGCCCCTCAAACCTGTATCATCCTCTCTTAGTTCTCTGCACTAATTACTGGCAGTCAGATCGCACAGACAATAATTTAGGATCCACTGAAAGTAACACAGCTTGATAGCAGagtcttgggagactgaggaaaggAAGATAGAGGCAAATCTCTAGAAAAATTGAGTGTTTCTCTTTGTAGAagctataataataattttttttaaaaggtgccTTAACTTTGCTAATAACCTAAGATGATTTGTGGAAATTCACTAAACtagaaattgttattttttggtttttggaagTGTGCATTGTtacaagcaaaaataacacaaaacaatGTTAAATCAAGCCCATTTTAAGCTCCCTGAGATGACATACAGAGACATACTACACATTACAGTATTAGAgcagaaaataatttacaaaaaccATTTAGAGTAAAATCAAATTTCTATTTCAACAAATATATCATCAGATTAATTGTATCTTTGATTATCTGTTGCTATACGTTTATTCATACCAGAAAAACTGTCACatttaaaattctcaaaataGTTTTGGCACAGGTCACATCTTCTCATTTTGCTAAGTCCCTGAGCGCTTTGAACAGGTTGACCTTATGCATCGGGTGCTTCCCCAGACACCCTGGTCCTCTCCCCAGAATGCCTTGCTACCTGCTCTGGCCTCAAGGCTACTTTTACTCTTCCCACCATTAACTCTAGATGAACATTTAATGCTATCACCTTTCTAGCCAATGGTGCTCTGGAGAAACCATGCAGCATCTCTAACAAGAAGACCTAGAGTCCTTGCCCCAAAAAGGACCTCATACCATCTTCCCGACGCTTACTGACGGAAGGGGAACCAGAGAAGGGTACGTTTTGTGTATCCTTTGTATTATTCATAAAATTGCCTGTAATGGTCAGTGTTTTAATGTCTCCAAAGCTTTATGTCTCAGATGCTCATCCAAACACTGGATGGCAAAGAGGTCAACATCCACGTCAAACTTATTGGCAAACAAGTGGTGCTTGCGCAGCATCCAGTTCAAGTCACCAGCTCCGAAAATGCACACCGAGCGCACGTGCACCCCATCGCAGGGTGGGTAGGGAGCTCCCTTGGAAACGTCACCCTCAAAGTACTGCCACTTGACAAACCTGGCAACCGCGTGCATGTCAGACAAATCGTACTTATGGCTGGCAGAGAGTGAGCCCGGGACTTCGGGAATCCTCTGGATGGTAGCCCAGAGATACTCATCAGGGCTGTATGTGTCTTGCGCCCACTCCATaaacttttggattttttcatTCTGTAGTACATACCCCACATACTCCCTACTGACCACAAAGTAGGCACTGCCAGAAAAAAGGGGTGTTTCCAGTGGAGGAAGCATTTTGACAGTCCCTGTGTTTGTCAACTTTCCATTAATGACCTCATACCGTTTTTTCCACCTTTCTTCTTTATTGGATGGCATCCTCTCCGTTTCCAGGTTGTTTTCTCCCATCAACAACTTGAGCTTCCTGACAATTTCTAGGTTGGTTTTAATAGGGAAATCCATACCACAAAGATTTATCAAGTACTTCCAGTTTGCCCTCATTGCGTAGAGGTCCTTCATGCAGTTGAGGTCAGCCTGAACCCGGCTCCACGATGCATAAACCACACTCTCCAATCGGCTGGCCACAAAGACATTACTGAAACAGGAAGCAATGCCCATCACTGCAGCTAAATAGGAATCCTCGGATTTTTTGTCCACATGAATGCAATAGAAATTCTGAGGCATATAGATGGCCCTCAATAGCCTGTCAAGCATTTCAATCTTGTGATGAACCACTATAGAATATGCTATTGGAAACTCTGCCTCTTCTTTACTAAGGGGCTCTACAATATATTTGCGCCTCTTGATGAAAGAATTACAGTCACTGGTCATGTTTATATAGTCATCAGGTGTCCACCGAGGGCgctttttaaatttcactgtGAGGATCTCAAGCTTTACCTTTTGGATTTCATTTACATCACCCTGTAAAACTTTGGTGCAATTAATATCACTACTAGGATTCTCCCCAGCAAGTTCCAAGTGTCTGACACTTACAAATTCGGGCTTCTGATGAATCCTTAAAACGGAGAAGGTGATTAGGGAAAAAACAAGAACCACAAAGTAGTATTTAGTGGGATAAGAAAAAAGTCTCCTTCGCAGCAACTTCCTCAGCATTTCAAACAATAATTAGGGATTTCCTTTGTGAAGGGCAGTCTTCTACACTCCAAGCACCAATGATTTTTCCTCCGTTGTGGCCTTGAACGTTGTCAGTTTGCATTTGTCGGAACTGCAATGGCATCTTGAAATGAAGAACATCACTGAAAaaaagcaattatatatatagacaaatatatagagagacagtaatcatatatatatatatatatatatatatatatatatatacagagagagagagagagagagagagagagagagagagagagagagagagtctttcACAATAAATCTTCTCAGGCTCAAAAACTGTCCTCTTTGCTATGGGGTtaggtttaaaacaaaaacaaagtgactTAATCACAGGAAAAGTGGTAGTAGTATGGGAGACCCAGTCTCTAGTATTTATGCCAcagattgaaaaagaaaacaaaagaaaaaacagattccAAAGCCCAGTACATGGACGCACTAGAATACCTTACAACAAGCATTTTACTCTCTGGTGTGCTGAGGCGCAAAACCGTATTTGGAGACCTAGGCAATAATGATTAAACAGTCCATAGCTGGTGAGTTTCTAACACTGTGCCAGTTCTAAGAATTAGCGCCCCTTTTCTTGAAATCGTTAGTAATTTAAGTTCCTCTTGACATCTTTTAATGTCCATTAGCTGATGTCAGCAGCCCTAAAGATTTGAAGAGATCAGATCCATTCTGCTTTTTGCTGATTTAGGATTTGGGGCACACTTAGGGAGAAGTTCAGAGATGGTTGTGACTTTTAAGTATCTCTGAAGGAAGGGCAAGTCATGGAATTTTCAAACTGGATTAAAAAGGCTCGGCTGAAAACAGGCCCAATCTGGGACTGTGTTGGGTTGGCCCCACAATGAGTTAGGTTCTATGCCAGACACTATAAGAAACCAAAATATTCATAATCCAGAAGAGAGATACAGCTTGAGTTTTCTGCAATAGTTATAACAGGCTGTAATAACTAAGTCTTGTAGAAAACGATAGTGTATACAAATTGTAATTTATGACAGACCTTTTGTCTATATTCAGATTCCAGGACTACAACCCACTTttactatataaaatatttacaaacatgtaaatagttttgttttcaaaaatcaattttataactTGGCAATTGGTTCTACAGCTGATAAGCGCAGCTGTTCTAAAAAACAAGTCAATGgccgggtgcgggggctcacgcctgtaatcccagcactttgggaggccgaggcgggtggatcacgaggtcaagagatcaagaccatccaggtcaacatggtaaaaccccatctccactaaaaatacaaaaattagctgggcatggtggcgcgtgcctgtaatcccagctactcaggaggctgaggcaggagaattgcctgaacccaggaggcggagcttgccgTGAGCAGatcgcgccatagcactccagcctgggtaacaagagcgaaactccgtctcaaaaaaaataaataaataaaataaaatttaaaaagtcaaatactaTCAATTCGACTGTTACAAATCTGTTCATAACAAGATTTCTAGAGATTTGACACTAGTTTTTAACACCAGAAACTTAACTATTTTATTAGGAAATGAGTTGTGAATAGTAATCATACAAATAAAAACGAgtaactgaccagcattaatataaaataatgttaagaAAAGTATTTAGTCTTTTTACCAATATAGTATTCACACACCCAGAAAATATGTTGTTGAACTAATCCTATTTACTTCTTTTCTCAAAATTATGGCTGGttaacttttctcttttaaaatttccttctctctagtcttacttatttttctaattctatgtttGTGGATtgctaaatatttgaaaacatcttGAAATTTAGGTTAAGCTCTTTGAAAGAAAACTCTAGCAGCATTTCCCTTAATGTATACCAAGAAACAGTTTAACGGTCCAGTATGATTGAAAAATCCAGTGTATCCTTTCCTCCACTGTGAAGATTCCCAATGCTCACTGGCAAATTCAAAACAATTCTGCAGCTTAATTTGTTGctcatttcatttccttcta from the Callithrix jacchus isolate 240 chromosome 1, calJac240_pri, whole genome shotgun sequence genome contains:
- the GCNT1 gene encoding beta-1,3-galactosyl-O-glycosyl-glycoprotein beta-1,6-N-acetylglucosaminyltransferase, with the protein product MLRKLLRRRLFSYPTKYYFVVLVFSLITFSVLRIHQKPEFVSVRHLELAGENPSSDINCTKVLQGDVNEIQKVKLEILTVKFKKRPRWTPDDYINMTSDCNSFIKRRKYIVEPLSKEEAEFPIAYSIVVHHKIEMLDRLLRAIYMPQNFYCIHVDKKSEDSYLAAVMGIASCFSNVFVASRLESVVYASWSRVQADLNCMKDLYAMRANWKYLINLCGMDFPIKTNLEIVRKLKLLMGENNLETERMPSNKEERWKKRYEVINGKLTNTGTVKMLPPLETPLFSGSAYFVVSREYVGYVLQNEKIQKFMEWAQDTYSPDEYLWATIQRIPEVPGSLSASHKYDLSDMHAVARFVKWQYFEGDVSKGAPYPPCDGVHVRSVCIFGAGDLNWMLRKHHLFANKFDVDVDLFAIQCLDEHLRHKALETLKH